The following are from one region of the Hymenobacter sp. YIM 151858-1 genome:
- a CDS encoding alpha/beta hydrolase, which yields MIRNLLRRLPLLAAVLMLSHAALAIKPLRKYYQTPDSVGMAYQPIRISTPDKLQLQAWDCPPAAGPDKRTTIVLANGDAGNMGGWVHMAKELTTQGYRVLLFDYRGFGQSDEFAIDQERLYYNEFADDLGAALAYARRQHPRNRTGILAFSMGTIMATKVAAREKLDFLIGEGYVADPIWHVENIKQLKDKTVTLPADAERYQQLLPRIGCPMLLVAGTTDAFTPLAHSEQVVNAATGKQVRRLVKFEGGHLQGSAKLSQQRYADAYVQMISDFITETSSKAKRRKA from the coding sequence ATGATTCGTAATCTATTGCGGCGTTTGCCTCTTCTGGCAGCGGTGCTTATGCTGAGCCACGCGGCGCTTGCCATCAAGCCGCTGCGCAAGTATTACCAAACGCCCGATTCGGTAGGCATGGCTTACCAGCCAATCCGCATCAGCACCCCCGATAAGCTGCAACTGCAAGCCTGGGACTGCCCGCCCGCGGCGGGGCCCGATAAGCGCACCACCATTGTGCTGGCCAACGGCGACGCAGGCAACATGGGCGGCTGGGTGCACATGGCCAAGGAGCTAACCACCCAGGGCTACCGCGTGCTGCTATTCGATTACCGCGGTTTCGGCCAAAGCGACGAGTTTGCAATTGACCAGGAGCGCCTGTACTACAACGAGTTTGCCGACGACCTAGGCGCCGCACTGGCTTATGCCCGCCGGCAGCACCCGCGCAACCGCACCGGAATATTGGCATTCTCCATGGGCACCATCATGGCCACCAAAGTAGCCGCGCGCGAAAAGCTCGATTTCCTGATTGGCGAGGGCTACGTAGCCGACCCGATCTGGCACGTCGAGAATATCAAGCAGCTGAAGGACAAGACGGTTACCCTGCCGGCCGACGCCGAGCGGTACCAACAATTGCTGCCGCGTATAGGCTGCCCCATGCTGTTGGTGGCCGGCACTACCGATGCGTTTACGCCGTTGGCTCACTCGGAGCAAGTGGTAAACGCGGCTACCGGCAAGCAAGTACGCCGCTTGGTGAAGTTTGAAGGCGGCCACCTCCAAGGCTCGGCCAAGCTAAGCCAGCAGCGCTACGCCGATGCCTACGTGCAGATGATTAGTGATTTCATAACAGAAACTAGCTCGAAAGCCAAGCGGCGCAAAGCCTAA
- a CDS encoding nuclease A inhibitor family protein, which produces MPSIFSRIVAGELPAYKVVEDEHHLAFLDITPLVEGHTLVIPKREVDYIFDLPADELAALHQFAQRVAKGLKEAVPCRRIGVAVIGLEVPHAHIHLIPMHRVSDMNFANEKIKVREERMKELAAAISAKVTETSGGALGAQPASAASHQAPQTAQADGVADAMVEQLRTLTEGLYFMSESESVLTPVSYTLPAGFQLSPENVLPLLGHSPAGAKVETQELTYFLRNHTADQGVLGNVELANRFKALQMFMKQELEDTQVYRVGSGSQIEAYALGKTSEGKLAGFKTILIET; this is translated from the coding sequence ATGCCGTCTATTTTCTCCCGCATTGTGGCCGGCGAGCTGCCCGCCTACAAAGTAGTCGAGGACGAACACCACCTGGCTTTTCTCGACATCACGCCCCTGGTAGAAGGCCACACGTTGGTAATTCCCAAGCGCGAAGTTGATTACATCTTCGATTTGCCGGCCGACGAGCTGGCTGCCCTGCACCAATTCGCGCAGCGCGTAGCCAAGGGCCTGAAGGAAGCCGTGCCGTGCCGCCGCATTGGGGTGGCCGTAATTGGCCTGGAGGTGCCGCACGCCCACATCCACCTGATTCCGATGCACCGCGTGTCGGACATGAACTTCGCCAACGAGAAAATTAAGGTGCGCGAAGAGCGCATGAAGGAGTTGGCGGCGGCCATTTCGGCGAAGGTGACCGAAACGAGCGGCGGCGCCCTAGGTGCCCAACCGGCTTCGGCAGCCAGCCACCAGGCCCCGCAAACGGCCCAAGCCGACGGCGTTGCCGATGCAATGGTGGAGCAATTGCGCACCCTCACCGAAGGGCTGTATTTCATGAGCGAGTCGGAGTCGGTGCTGACGCCCGTGAGCTATACCCTTCCTGCCGGGTTTCAGCTAAGCCCCGAAAACGTGTTGCCGCTGCTGGGCCACTCGCCGGCCGGCGCCAAAGTAGAAACCCAGGAGCTGACGTACTTTCTGCGCAACCACACCGCCGACCAGGGCGTGCTCGGCAACGTGGAGCTGGCCAACCGCTTTAAGGCCCTGCAAATGTTTATGAAGCAGGAGCTCGAAGACACGCAGGTGTACCGCGTGGGCAGCGGCTCGCAGATAGAGGCGTACGCCCTGGGCAAGACCTCCGAAGGCAAGCTGGCAGGCTTCAAAACCATCCTTATCGAGACCTAA